The Sedimentisphaera salicampi genome includes a region encoding these proteins:
- a CDS encoding PEP-CTERM sorting domain-containing protein gives MKKMLFLSLLSVVVAANASYNTQLLQDGSFENWESDNPEWVYYWNVNAGVHSVGTEDEAYQGSRSLEITSNSDWQEDGVSLNTERNELNDGLSYNAGDTVEMSMMVNVTDWDSTGTGTGLGFRLVNNSSVAYVSDFVKETNGDWQKITGEYTFSEAFQGELNFQIRFNHSQNTNSNVTDIAYVDSASMQVVPEPATLSLLGIGSCLLYRKRKR, from the coding sequence ATGAAGAAAATGCTATTTTTATCGTTACTTAGTGTTGTTGTTGCCGCAAATGCCTCTTACAACACTCAGTTGCTGCAGGATGGTTCCTTTGAAAACTGGGAAAGTGATAATCCTGAATGGGTCTATTACTGGAATGTAAATGCTGGAGTTCATTCTGTTGGAACAGAAGACGAGGCCTATCAAGGGTCGCGTTCGCTCGAGATTACGTCTAATTCAGACTGGCAAGAGGACGGGGTGAGCTTGAACACAGAAAGAAATGAGTTGAATGATGGCCTTTCTTACAATGCCGGCGATACCGTCGAAATGAGCATGATGGTAAATGTAACAGACTGGGACTCGACAGGCACAGGTACCGGACTTGGCTTCAGGCTTGTTAATAATAGTTCAGTAGCGTATGTCTCAGACTTTGTAAAAGAGACCAACGGAGACTGGCAGAAGATTACGGGTGAATACACCTTTTCGGAGGCCTTTCAAGGCGAACTCAATTTCCAGATTAGATTTAATCACAGTCAGAATACTAACTCTAATGTTACAGATATCGCTTATGTAGACAGCGCTTCAATGCAGGTTGTTCCCGAACCTGCGACATTGTCTTTGCTTGGTATCGGTTCCTGTCTTCTTTACCGGAAAAGAAAGAGATGA
- a CDS encoding alpha-mannosidase: protein MFNFFEERDHKILSFKDTIQSKIFEPISDLEVEAYTSKEPLSYPERTTGDRVALQPGEKWGDLFDCAWFHFTGSVPSEGCAKKIVLLIDVNGEACVFDDEGNPVRGLTNGSSIYERIHGEPAKKVLQFNDCGKEGQKVDIWVDAGCNDLIGELSKDGTLEQAQIAVCHENIRSLYYDYWILCELSCVLDKNSARYSRIMKVLFDSMNILQTFNDEEIDKARQILAVEVNRKNADPCLTLSAAGNAHIDLAWLWPIRETIRKAARTFSTVLELMDRYPDYVFGSSQPQLYLWVKEAYPKLYDRIKAKVAEKRWELHGGMWVESDVNMPNGESLIRQFLYGKRFWQSEFGMDTEMLWLPDTFGYSAALPQIMKICGVRYFMTQKLAWNSVNKFPHYTFDWEGIDGSTVLTHILPEETYISHAGPRAISKVEDNYAQKNVSDRALLLYGIGDGGGGPGAEHLERLERLKNLQGVPPVKQEFSEEFFKKIDRDDLDYPRWRGELYLEKHQGTYTSQAKNKKYNRFLEVKLRDLELLASIASLYGFEYPQQKIDEIWKEVLLYQFHDVLPGSSIKRVHDESLQRYEIMIDEVEGLTQGLLQDISGNIGASGTENPVMVFNSLSWERDEWVKLGQDWANVNASAMGWKIEEFGKKIPEFAEFKATQLLLENDALKVEFSQDGSIKSVWDKFNEFEAIRKGEKANVLKLYTDNGDAWDIQTEYRCLPVEYFKLENSKAYKDGPCVVLEQNYVYNKSRILQKIILTQGSSRMDFETTVDWHEKHKMLRSEFPVDILAEQATCDIQFGSIKRPTHKNTSWDEAKFEICAHKYVDISQNERGVALLNDCKYGYRVFDNIIDINLLRSPDFPGKDADQGRHTFVYSLYPHKGDHIEGGVIRASYELNMPLTVKSLPDKKQDLASSLSFLTVDNENIVIETVKKAQDSNDIIVRLYEATGSNCRTVLSSDMPVKDAWLVDGLENDLQKIDVQASGIVLDVKPWEIKNIKLNLTKV, encoded by the coding sequence ATGTTTAATTTTTTTGAAGAACGTGACCATAAAATTCTAAGCTTCAAAGACACTATCCAATCCAAAATCTTTGAACCGATAAGCGATTTGGAAGTTGAGGCATACACCAGTAAAGAGCCTCTTTCATATCCCGAGAGAACCACTGGGGATAGGGTAGCTTTGCAGCCGGGCGAGAAGTGGGGTGATTTGTTTGACTGCGCGTGGTTCCATTTTACCGGTTCTGTTCCGTCTGAGGGTTGTGCAAAGAAGATCGTTCTTCTTATAGATGTAAATGGAGAGGCCTGCGTATTTGATGATGAAGGTAATCCAGTCCGCGGGTTGACCAATGGCAGCTCTATATATGAGAGAATTCACGGTGAACCGGCCAAAAAAGTGCTTCAGTTTAATGATTGCGGCAAAGAGGGTCAAAAAGTTGATATATGGGTAGATGCCGGTTGTAATGATCTTATTGGAGAATTGTCAAAAGACGGTACCCTAGAGCAGGCGCAGATCGCTGTATGTCATGAAAACATACGTTCGCTTTATTATGATTATTGGATTCTTTGCGAACTGTCCTGTGTTCTGGATAAGAACTCAGCGAGATATTCTAGGATAATGAAAGTGCTTTTTGATTCCATGAATATCCTTCAAACATTTAATGATGAAGAAATTGATAAGGCACGTCAAATTCTGGCTGTTGAAGTTAACAGGAAGAATGCTGACCCATGTCTTACCTTGAGTGCTGCAGGTAACGCCCATATCGACTTAGCTTGGCTGTGGCCAATCAGGGAAACTATTAGGAAGGCCGCAAGGACGTTTTCAACTGTCCTTGAACTCATGGACCGTTATCCTGACTATGTTTTTGGCAGCTCGCAGCCGCAGCTATATTTATGGGTAAAAGAAGCTTATCCCAAGCTTTATGACAGGATTAAGGCCAAAGTGGCGGAGAAAAGATGGGAGCTCCATGGCGGAATGTGGGTTGAATCTGATGTGAATATGCCAAATGGAGAGTCTCTAATCCGCCAGTTTTTATACGGAAAACGTTTCTGGCAAAGTGAATTCGGGATGGACACAGAGATGCTCTGGCTGCCGGATACCTTTGGCTATTCGGCTGCTCTTCCGCAGATTATGAAGATTTGCGGTGTGCGATACTTTATGACACAAAAACTCGCATGGAACAGCGTGAACAAGTTTCCACATTACACTTTTGATTGGGAAGGTATTGATGGGAGTACGGTACTTACACACATCCTTCCTGAAGAGACTTACATCAGCCACGCTGGCCCTAGGGCAATTTCAAAAGTTGAAGATAATTATGCCCAGAAAAATGTAAGCGACAGGGCACTTCTTCTTTATGGTATTGGTGACGGCGGGGGCGGCCCGGGAGCAGAGCATCTCGAACGGCTCGAAAGATTAAAGAATCTTCAAGGAGTTCCGCCGGTAAAGCAGGAATTCAGTGAAGAGTTTTTCAAAAAGATAGATAGAGACGATTTGGATTATCCTCGGTGGAGGGGGGAATTGTATCTTGAAAAACATCAGGGCACATATACCTCACAGGCAAAGAATAAAAAATACAATCGTTTTCTAGAGGTAAAACTGAGAGATTTGGAATTATTGGCCTCTATAGCTTCCTTGTACGGATTTGAATATCCTCAGCAGAAGATTGATGAAATATGGAAAGAGGTTCTTCTCTACCAGTTCCATGATGTCCTGCCCGGTTCTTCTATAAAGAGGGTTCACGATGAGTCATTGCAGCGTTATGAAATAATGATTGATGAGGTTGAAGGTTTAACCCAAGGGCTTTTACAAGATATTTCAGGGAACATCGGCGCATCAGGAACTGAAAATCCTGTTATGGTTTTCAATTCACTATCATGGGAACGAGATGAATGGGTTAAATTAGGCCAAGACTGGGCTAATGTTAATGCATCTGCAATGGGCTGGAAGATTGAGGAGTTTGGCAAAAAAATCCCTGAGTTTGCTGAGTTTAAGGCAACGCAGCTGCTCTTGGAAAATGACGCTTTGAAAGTCGAATTCTCACAAGATGGTTCAATAAAATCAGTTTGGGATAAATTCAACGAATTTGAGGCAATTAGAAAAGGCGAGAAAGCAAATGTACTGAAACTATACACCGATAATGGTGATGCATGGGACATACAAACCGAATATCGCTGTTTACCTGTAGAATATTTTAAGCTTGAAAACTCCAAAGCCTATAAAGACGGGCCTTGTGTAGTTCTTGAACAAAATTATGTTTATAACAAGTCAAGAATTTTGCAAAAGATAATATTGACCCAGGGCAGCAGCAGGATGGACTTTGAAACAACAGTTGACTGGCATGAAAAACACAAAATGCTGCGTTCGGAATTTCCTGTTGATATTCTGGCCGAGCAGGCAACTTGTGATATTCAGTTTGGAAGTATAAAGCGTCCAACCCACAAGAACACGAGCTGGGATGAAGCCAAATTTGAAATCTGTGCACATAAATATGTTGACATTTCTCAAAATGAACGAGGCGTGGCTCTGCTAAATGATTGCAAGTATGGTTACAGGGTGTTCGACAATATTATTGATATAAACCTTTTGAGGAGCCCCGATTTCCCCGGTAAAGATGCCGATCAGGGCAGGCATACCTTCGTTTATTCTCTTTACCCGCATAAAGGCGATCATATTGAAGGCGGAGTAATACGTGCTTCATACGAATTGAATATGCCTTTAACCGTCAAAAGCTTGCCTGATAAAAAGCAAGATCTTGCAAGCTCTCTGAGCTTCTTAACTGTAGATAATGAGAACATTGTAATTGAGACGGTTAAAAAGGCTCAGGACAGTAATGATATTATAGTAAGATTATATGAAGCCACAGGCAGCAATTGCCGGACTGTGCTTTCATCTGATATGCCTGTAAAGGATGCTTGGCTGGTAGACGGCTTGGAAAATGATCTGCAAAAAATTGATGTTCAGGCATCAGGTATAGTTCTTGATGTTAAGCCGTGGGAAATCAAAAACATTAAACTTAATTTAACTAAAGTATAA
- a CDS encoding beta-galactosidase trimerization domain-containing protein, whose translation MINAELKMHKGAMTLFLDGKAQPFTTYKPTEQPDDTLFEQTVLKSVDDLSKRGVDVFFVPIFFDWPEENKYDFSKMDWRIKTVLKVNPQAKIIIRIQAESMNPEWWLKANPEGVSKYGLVRGHEIDPAKHATPPSPSLGSDFWETAGCDAINALAQHVLEQDYAHNIIGYLPTAYNSNEWFFRSYSDLRVSDLCPVMQKAFNEYLQNKYNTDKVFNVPDRLDRESGDLGYFYKPNPLESVSPVVEYYNFVNTLCAQKILKVTNNLRKAHGEQKIVVGTFYGYSQGLANFYWLAESGHLALNLLMGKDGPDFTCSPLEYFSRNFREDYSGGFCWSQSCAVDSGLVAGKGYFAEDDFAPPSEIDINWSQAGDYEEDAALMKRNFAFSLCKGQLMWWYDLNGHWFENPKRLDTIEKCVQIAKDSVDEDRGQISDVAVVMDERASWYVSLDKQYQRSTFWENFYYSFSKIGTTVDLLLLDDIEKTDMTKYKAVFFPTCFCMDNKYRNIVDSLKSNGRSLVFYQASGLLNPDKEDVFKQDNIKELTGIDVICTDMIFQSRIDADDSHPLVEGFEDRCFGAHLEKEINFYVKDDDAQGLAFYSGRGLAGYAVKEFDNWKSYYCAVPGLPFQLVKNIIKDAGVHIYCEDDDVIYANKSYLGIFVLEGKTKKLNLPGKYRVKEVFEDVYYADEPVSQISFDAKKHNTYLLKLERP comes from the coding sequence ATGATAAATGCGGAATTGAAAATGCATAAAGGCGCGATGACTTTGTTCTTGGATGGCAAAGCCCAGCCTTTTACTACTTATAAGCCAACTGAACAGCCTGATGACACCCTTTTTGAGCAAACAGTTCTAAAAAGTGTTGACGATTTGTCGAAAAGGGGAGTAGATGTTTTTTTTGTGCCTATTTTCTTTGATTGGCCAGAGGAAAATAAATACGATTTTTCCAAAATGGACTGGCGCATAAAAACAGTTTTAAAGGTCAATCCACAGGCAAAGATAATCATTCGAATACAGGCAGAATCCATGAATCCTGAGTGGTGGCTCAAGGCCAACCCTGAAGGTGTATCTAAATACGGTCTAGTCAGAGGTCATGAAATCGACCCTGCCAAGCATGCAACTCCGCCGAGTCCGTCTCTGGGCTCTGATTTCTGGGAAACTGCTGGTTGTGATGCAATAAACGCATTGGCTCAACATGTCTTAGAACAGGACTATGCCCATAATATCATTGGCTATTTGCCCACTGCTTACAATTCCAATGAGTGGTTTTTCAGGTCATACAGCGATTTGAGAGTTAGCGATCTGTGTCCGGTAATGCAGAAAGCCTTTAACGAATATTTGCAAAATAAATACAACACAGATAAAGTATTCAATGTGCCGGATAGGCTGGACAGAGAATCTGGAGACTTAGGGTATTTCTATAAACCTAATCCATTGGAATCAGTTTCTCCTGTTGTGGAGTATTACAATTTTGTCAACACTTTATGTGCACAAAAGATTCTTAAAGTTACAAATAATCTCCGAAAAGCTCACGGTGAGCAAAAAATTGTAGTTGGCACATTTTACGGCTATTCACAAGGCCTTGCAAACTTTTATTGGCTCGCTGAGTCTGGTCATTTAGCCCTTAATCTTTTGATGGGAAAAGATGGGCCGGATTTCACATGCAGCCCGTTGGAATACTTTTCAAGAAATTTCAGAGAAGACTATTCTGGGGGCTTTTGCTGGTCTCAAAGTTGTGCGGTGGATTCAGGGCTTGTAGCAGGAAAAGGGTATTTTGCTGAGGATGATTTCGCCCCGCCTTCAGAAATTGATATTAATTGGTCACAAGCGGGTGATTATGAGGAAGATGCTGCGTTGATGAAGAGGAATTTTGCTTTTTCACTATGCAAGGGTCAGCTTATGTGGTGGTATGACCTGAACGGGCACTGGTTTGAAAACCCTAAAAGGCTGGACACGATTGAAAAATGCGTTCAGATTGCAAAAGATTCTGTTGATGAAGACAGGGGGCAAATATCTGATGTGGCAGTTGTTATGGATGAAAGGGCTTCATGGTATGTAAGTCTTGATAAACAGTATCAGCGGTCAACATTTTGGGAGAATTTCTATTACTCATTCAGCAAAATTGGAACCACGGTTGACTTGCTGCTTCTCGATGATATAGAAAAAACGGACATGACAAAATATAAAGCTGTCTTTTTCCCGACATGCTTTTGTATGGATAACAAATACAGAAATATAGTCGATTCATTAAAATCCAATGGTCGTTCATTGGTTTTCTATCAGGCATCAGGATTGCTGAATCCGGACAAGGAAGATGTTTTCAAACAGGATAACATTAAGGAGCTTACGGGAATTGATGTAATATGTACAGACATGATTTTTCAGTCAAGAATTGACGCAGATGACAGCCATCCTCTAGTTGAGGGCTTTGAGGATAGATGTTTCGGGGCTCATCTTGAAAAAGAAATTAACTTTTACGTTAAGGATGATGATGCTCAGGGATTGGCATTTTACTCAGGCAGGGGGTTGGCAGGATATGCTGTAAAGGAATTTGACAATTGGAAAAGTTATTATTGTGCCGTTCCGGGGCTGCCTTTTCAATTGGTCAAAAATATAATCAAAGATGCGGGAGTGCATATCTATTGCGAGGATGACGATGTTATCTATGCCAACAAGAGCTATCTGGGGATTTTTGTCTTAGAAGGTAAAACTAAAAAGCTTAATTTACCCGGCAAATATCGAGTGAAAGAGGTGTTTGAAGATGTGTATTATGCCGATGAGCCTGTCAGTCAGATTAGTTTTGATGCTAAAAAACATAATACCTACTTATTGAAGTTGGAAAGGCCCTAG
- a CDS encoding family 78 glycoside hydrolase catalytic domain → MAQDTLIPLHQTSDIGKYEYFVFHPKNEHEGCYAIFDLGQESFGYLELELTAERGTAVDIAHGEHLLDKRVRCCIEDRNFADRYICAEGRQSWMMPARRLGCRYLELHLTRTNKPVQIHRIGLKQVSYPVKPRGRFECSNELHNRIYELCTKTLELCMHEHYEDCPWREQALYSSDARIQALCGYYAFGEYDFPEVSLRLLGESLNSDGFLELCAPSVQSTTIPCFSLIWIVAIHEHILFSGRSNLGNEFAQQIDNMLKSYISMCNEQGLMESPQGSRYWNFYEWTPALNGCQKDGKAKIESPLNLFLLESFNSAAEIYKYIGDKARSEYYSLKAEKLKDTLSSMYGSSELLPTQLEPQPKQKIYSQLTESLALITGIPQKQSINDFCKNIVYNENIEKATLCNLLYVYKAVILKSDYKAFVLEDIAEKWGHMLKCGATSCWETIKGAYDFNGAGSLCHGWSTVPIYFYYSLILGVKPLEPGFKTFSVNPYLEEIEQASGEVPTPYGNIAVKWDSSNNVFYVSHPKAINPCISEEPGSLKILTEKY, encoded by the coding sequence ATGGCACAAGACACCTTGATACCATTGCACCAAACCAGTGATATTGGCAAATACGAGTATTTTGTTTTTCATCCAAAAAATGAACACGAGGGATGCTATGCAATATTCGACCTTGGGCAGGAAAGCTTCGGCTACTTAGAACTGGAATTAACAGCTGAAAGAGGAACTGCAGTTGACATAGCGCATGGAGAACATCTGCTGGACAAAAGAGTCAGATGCTGCATTGAGGACAGGAATTTTGCTGACCGATACATTTGTGCAGAGGGCAGGCAAAGCTGGATGATGCCAGCCAGAAGGCTCGGCTGCCGATATCTTGAATTGCATTTAACCCGAACAAATAAGCCTGTCCAAATTCACAGGATAGGACTAAAACAAGTTTCATACCCTGTAAAGCCCAGAGGCCGCTTCGAATGCAGCAATGAACTGCATAACCGTATTTATGAATTATGCACAAAGACGCTGGAGCTATGCATGCATGAGCATTACGAAGACTGCCCTTGGCGTGAACAGGCTTTATACAGCAGCGACGCAAGGATTCAAGCCCTTTGCGGATATTATGCTTTTGGAGAGTACGACTTTCCCGAAGTTTCATTGCGGCTATTAGGCGAGAGTTTGAATTCAGACGGCTTTCTTGAGCTTTGCGCACCCAGTGTCCAGAGCACTACAATTCCATGCTTTTCACTTATCTGGATTGTAGCTATCCATGAGCATATTCTTTTCAGCGGCAGAAGTAATCTCGGTAACGAATTTGCGCAGCAGATTGACAATATGCTCAAAAGCTATATTTCTATGTGTAATGAACAGGGTTTAATGGAATCGCCCCAAGGCTCGAGATACTGGAACTTCTATGAATGGACTCCAGCTCTTAATGGCTGCCAAAAAGATGGGAAAGCAAAAATCGAAAGCCCTTTAAATCTATTTTTACTGGAGTCTTTTAATTCAGCGGCGGAGATATACAAGTATATTGGTGATAAAGCAAGGTCTGAATACTATTCGCTGAAAGCCGAAAAACTAAAAGACACATTGAGTTCAATGTACGGCTCATCAGAACTGCTCCCGACACAATTAGAGCCTCAGCCAAAACAAAAAATTTATTCCCAATTAACCGAATCACTTGCTTTAATCACTGGCATACCTCAAAAACAATCAATAAATGATTTTTGCAAAAACATAGTTTACAATGAGAACATTGAAAAGGCTACACTCTGTAATCTTTTATATGTTTATAAAGCTGTTATATTGAAATCTGATTACAAGGCCTTCGTTCTGGAAGATATAGCCGAGAAATGGGGTCATATGCTCAAATGCGGTGCAACAAGCTGCTGGGAAACTATAAAAGGAGCTTATGATTTTAATGGGGCAGGAAGCCTGTGTCATGGCTGGTCAACTGTACCGATTTACTTTTATTACTCTTTGATCTTAGGAGTTAAGCCTCTGGAACCGGGATTCAAGACTTTTTCCGTGAATCCTTATCTCGAAGAAATTGAGCAAGCAAGCGGAGAGGTCCCTACTCCTTATGGAAATATTGCCGTGAAATGGGATTCTTCAAATAATGTATTCTATGTAAGTCATCCAAAGGCGATTAACCCTTGTATTAGCGAGGAGCCCGGAAGCTTAAAAATATTAACGGAAAAATATTGA
- a CDS encoding PEP-CTERM sorting domain-containing protein: MKKILFLSLVSVVAVATAAPYNAQLLKDGSFEEWDFDNPEWVYYWNVNAGVHSQGTEDKAFQGSRSLEIRSNSTWQEDGVSLNTGRNVINEGLSYNAGDTVEMSMMVNVTGWDPTGPGTGLGFRLVTNPVDSGVSVAYVSDFVKETDGNWQEITGEYTFAEAFEGELNFQIRFNHSENDNSAVEDYAYVDGASMQVVPEPATLSLLGIGSCLLYRKRKK; encoded by the coding sequence ATGAAAAAAATCCTATTTCTATCGTTAGTTAGTGTTGTTGCGGTAGCAACTGCCGCCCCTTACAACGCTCAGTTATTGAAGGATGGCTCTTTTGAAGAGTGGGACTTTGACAATCCTGAGTGGGTCTATTACTGGAATGTGAATGCTGGAGTTCATTCCCAGGGGACCGAAGATAAGGCCTTTCAGGGTTCTCGTTCGCTCGAGATCAGGTCTAATTCAACATGGCAAGAGGACGGGGTGAGCTTGAACACTGGCAGAAATGTCATAAATGAAGGTCTGTCTTATAATGCCGGCGATACCGTCGAAATGAGTATGATGGTAAATGTAACAGGCTGGGACCCGACAGGTCCAGGCACTGGACTCGGCTTCAGGCTTGTTACTAATCCGGTTGACAGCGGAGTTTCAGTTGCGTATGTCTCAGATTTTGTAAAAGAGACTGACGGAAACTGGCAGGAGATTACGGGAGAATATACCTTTGCAGAGGCCTTTGAAGGTGAGCTTAATTTCCAGATTAGATTTAATCACAGCGAGAATGACAACTCTGCAGTTGAGGACTACGCCTATGTAGACGGGGCTTCAATGCAAGTTGTCCCCGAACCTGCGACGCTGTCTTTGCTTGGTATCGGTTCCTGTCTTCTTTACAGGAAGAGAAAGAAATAA